From Xenopus tropicalis strain Nigerian chromosome 3, UCB_Xtro_10.0, whole genome shotgun sequence, the proteins below share one genomic window:
- the LOC116409602 gene encoding olfactory receptor 11L1-like, translated as MVSEIFLLGFQHLNNFKILIFLLILLIHILTVYENALVIALVTVSQHLHSPMFLLLRQLSFSDLLQSVVIVPTLLRTVMDEGAKIPLTGCFEQFYFFGVTESLQCLLLSVMSYDRYLAICNPLRYSSLMNHRVCVKLIVMSWLLALSFTLVTVMAAATQEFCNQNSINHFFCDYFPLLELSCSDTFLVRILAIALSVPVILFPFLFIIGSYICIAHEILKIVSNTGRQKAFSTCSSHLAVVSIFYGTLIVTYVVPTRNQSQTISKLLSLLYTVVTPFINPMIYSLKSADMKNALKNIIK; from the coding sequence ATGGTCTCTGAGATTTtccttttgggatttcagcatctcAACAATTTCAAGATCCTGATTTTTTTGTTGATTCTTTTGATTCACATACTAACCGTATATGAGAATGCCCTTGTCATAGCATTGGTAACAGTCAGCCAACATCTTCATTCTCCCATGTTTCTTCTTCTCCGacaactctccttctctgatctccTGCAGTCCGTGGTTATTGTGCCCACCCTGCTCAGAACTGTAATGGATGAAGGAGCTAAAATACCCCTTACTGGCTGTTTTGAGCAATTTTATTTCTTTGGTGTCACTGAATCTTTACAGTGTCTCCTTCTAagtgtgatgtcctatgacagatatctggccatctgcaatccccTGCGTTATTCTTCACTAATGAACCACAGAGTCTGTGTTAAACTAATTGTCATGTCATGGCTGCTTGCCCTTAGCTTCACACTGGTTACTGTTATGGCTGCAGCTACACAagagttctgcaaccaaaattccatcaaccatttcttctgtgattactttcctctcctggaactttcctgctcagacacaTTCTTGGTACGGATATTGGCAATTGCACTATCTGTCCCTGTAATTCTTTTCCCCTTTTTATTCAtcattggatcctatatctgtattgcccatgaaatcctaaagatagtgtccaataccgggagacaaaaagccttctccacctgcagctcccacttggccgtggtctccatattttatgggactctcattgTTACTTATGTGGTTCCCACAAGGAACCAGTCACAGACCATTAGCAAActcctttcccttttatacaccgtagtgactccttttattaacccaatgatttacagcttgaaaagtgcAGATATGAAAAACGCCctcaaaaatattataaaataa
- the LOC116409600 gene encoding olfactory receptor 1-like — protein sequence MSYDRYLAICNPLRYSSLMSHRVCVKLIAMSWLLALSLTLVTVISAATQKFCNQNTINHFFCDYFPLLELSCSDTSLARILTITVSVPVILFPFLLIIGSYICIPHEILKIVSSIGRQKAFSTCSSHLAVVSIFYGTLIVTYVIPRRNQSQTISKLLSLLYTVVTPFINPMIYSLKSTDMKNALQNIIKNILPNET from the coding sequence atgtcctatgacagatatctggccatctgcaatccccTGCGTTATTCTTCACTAATGAGCCACAGAGTCTGTGTTAAACTAATTGCCATGTCATGGCTGCTTGCCCTTAGTTTGACACTGGTTACTgtgatttctgcagctacacaaaagttctgcaaccaaaataccatcaaccatttcttctgtgattactttcctctcctggaactttcctgctcagacacctccttggcaCGGATATTGACAATCACAGTATCTGTCCCTGTTATTCTTTTCCCCTTTTTGCTCAtcattggatcctatatctgtattccccatgaaatcctaaagatagtgtccagtattgggagacaaaaagccttctccacctgcagctcccacttggcggtggtctccatattttatgggactctcattgTTACTTATGTGATTCCCAGAAGAAACCAGTCACAGACCATTAGTAAActcctttcccttttatacactgtagtgactccttttattaacccaatgatttacagcttgaaaagtACAGATATGAAAAATGCCCTTCAAAATATTATAAAGAATATTCTACCAAATGAAACATAG
- the LOC116409599 gene encoding olfactory receptor 5G3-like: protein MEEDRLVTDTQLSALVTVSRGLQSPMFFFLQQLSFSDLLQSEVIVPTLLRTVMNEGAKISLIGCLEQFYFFGATEVLQCLLLSVMSYDRYLAICNPLRYSSLMSHRVCVILIVMSWLLALSITPITLIYVATQEFCNQNTINHFFCDFFPLLKLSCSDTSLARILVITVAVPVILFPFMFIIGSYICIAHEILKIVSSIGRQKAFSTCSSHLAVVSIFYGTLIVTYVVPTRNQSQTISKLLSLLYTVVTPFINPMIYSLKSTDIKNALKNILPNLT from the exons ATGGAAGAGGATCGTTTGGTCACAGATACCCAgttatcag CATTGGTAACAGTCAGCCGAggtcttcagtctcccatgttcttctttctccaacaactctccttctctgatctccTGCAGTCCGAGGTTATTGTGCCCACCCTGCTCAGAACTGTAATGAATGAAGGAGCTAAAATATCCCTTATTGGCTGTTTAGAGCAATTTTATTTCTTTGGTGCCACTGAAGTTTTACAATGTTTACTTCTGagtgtgatgtcctatgacagatatctggccatctgcaatccccTGCGTTATTCTTCACTAATGAGCCACAGAGTCTGTGTTATACTAATTGTCATGTCATGGCTGCTTGCCCTTAGCATTACACCAATTACTCTGATTTATGTAGCTACACAagagttctgcaaccaaaataccatcaaccatttcttctgtgatttctttcctctcctgaaactttcctgctcagacacctccttggcaCGGATATTGGTAATTACTGTTGCTGTGCCTGTGATTCTTTTCCCATTCATGTTCAtcattggatcctatatctgtattgcccatgaaatcctaaagatagtgtccagtattgggagacaaaaagccttctccacctgcagctcccacttggccgtggtctccatattttatgggactctcattgTTACTTATGTGGTTCCCACAAGAAACCAGTCACAGACCATTAGCAAActcctttcccttttatacactgtagtgactccttttattaacccaatgatttacagcttgaaaagtACAGACATTAAAAATGCCCTTAAAAATATTTTACCAAATTTAACATAG